TCGCACACCCGGGCCGCGTAGTGCGTGGCGAACTTCGCGCACTCGCGCAGCGGCCGCCCCTCCAGGTGCAGGCACACCATCGCGGCGGTGAATGCGTCCCCCGCCCCCACCGTATCAACGACCTTCGCGGACACGCCGGGCTCGGTGAATGTTTCACTTGGATAAAGTGAGCCGTCGTCCCCGTCGTCCTCTTCCCACCGTCTGTAGATTTCGCACCCCTGTTCGCCACGAGTCAGGATCGTAGCGCCACAGCCGAAGGCGAGCGGCGTCACGGCGTCCATGACATCGGATAGTGATCGGAATCCGAGGACGTCGCTGAGCACAGAGAGCTCATCCGCGTTGATTTTGATCCAATTGCTCGTGCCGATTCCCCACCGCAGTATTTCTTCAGAGAAATATTGCCCTCGGAGATTCACATCGAACACGACCAAATCCCGCGGCCGCGGGTGCAGCCTTTCGGCGAATCGGTGAACGGGAACCGGTGTGCCGAACCGTTGCGCGAGTGTACCGAAGCACGCGGCGCGGGCCGTTTTCAGAAGCGGTTCGAGCTTCTCGTCCCACCCGATGTAATCCCATGCGACGTATTCGGTGATCGTGTACGTCGGCACCTTGTTCGCGTCGAGTGCCACCTGGACCGTGCCGGTCGGGTGATCGGGATCGGTCTGGATGTACTCGTCTGAAAGCCCGAGTGCCCGGACGCGGTCGCGCAACTCGTGCCCGAGGTCGTCGGCGCCGACGCGCGACACGATGACCGAGTCGTGGCCGAGCTGGTGGCAGTGGAACGCGAAGTTGAACGGCGCCCCGCCGGCCACCTTTCGGCCGTCCGGGTACACGTCCCACAGCACTTCGCCGATGCCGACAATTGGGTTCATGACAACTCCGGGCGAACGGCCGGTGTGAGCCGGCCGGTGAGAACAGTGAAGAGTTTTTGACAGGATTAACACGATCAAGAGACCGCTCGACGTGGATCGCGTCTCTGGTTGATCTGAATCCGGTTGATCCGGTTAATCCTGTCCAATTGTTCTTCGTGCGATTGCGCTCGACACCGGCCGGCTCACACCGGCCGTTCGCCCACCCACGGGGCCGGTTTCTTGTCGAAGAACGCGGTCAGCCCGTGGTGACACTCGTCGGTGAGGCGCGGTTCAGCGCTCGCCTTCGCGAGGTCATCGACGCCGACCGACTGGCGCGAGCAGCGGTGCAGCAGTTCCTTCGTGGTCGCGAGTGCTTTGGGGCCGCCTTCGGCGAGTGACTTCGCCCACTCACCGGCCACGAGGAGCACGTTTTCTGCCGACGCGATCTGATTCACCAAGCCCACGCGCAGGGCCGCGAGTCCATCAATGAGTTCGCCCGTAAGAAGGAGCCACCGAGCGGTGCGCTCGCCGACGTGCCGGAGCAGGTGCGGCATCACCATTGCTGCGACCAGTCCGCGGCGCACTTCCGGGTACCCGAACTTCGCATCGGGCACGCTCACGGCGAGGTCGCACACGGTCACGAGTCCCGCTCCGCCCGCGACCGCAGCGCCGTTCACGGCCGCGATGGTCGGTTTGGGTAGCGTGTAGATGAGTTCGTACAGCGCTGAGAGCTTCGCCGCGTCGTCCCAGACTTTATCGCTATCCGCCCCCAACGTTCCGCGAAGTTCGTCGAGGTCCATCCCCGCGCAAAATGCAGTCCCCGCGCCCGTGAGGATCACGCTTCGCGCAGCGCTGTCTTCGGCCGCGCGCCGGAAGGCATCGCCTAACGCTGCGATCAGCGCGCGCGAAAGGGCGTTGCGTTTGTCGGGACGGTTGATCGTAATGACCGCTGCGGAACCGCGGTTCGCGTACTGCACGATGTCGGACATGGATTCTCCCGTTCCCGTCAGGACGTCGGTTCTTCCCACGCCACCATCATGCGCAATAGGGCCACCGCCAACGTCTTGCCCTGCGTGTCGGTGCGCAACGACCGACTCGCGCCGCCCGCGAGGGCATCGTACAACATGAAGTTCAGCCCGCGCACGTTCGCGGCTTCAAAGCGCTCCACGCGGGTCGCCCCGAGCGGGCGGAAGTATTCGGCCACGACATCCGCCGTGAGGTGCTCGCGCAGCCACGCGAACCCCGCGTCGGTGTACGCGATCACGGCGATGTTCGCGTGGTTGCCCTTGTCGCCGCTGCGCCCGTGGGCGATCTGCGAGAGCGGAACTTGCGCCATCACACCACCTCCACGACCGGTGTCACGGCCGACTTCGCAACGAGCGCGGGCCAGTAAGCGAACACTTCGCGCACGGGCGGACGACCCGTGGTGTAGCCCGTTGTGCCCGGGAACCCCGATGTGACGAGCGGGGCGAATTCCTTCGTGAAGCGTTCGATCGCAGCTTTACGCGGATCGCGCACGCTCACACGAAGCACGACCTCGGGCGGGTCGGCGGTCGCGGTGATAACGCCGGGCACGCAATCGCCCGCGCCGAGCGCTTCGATACGGCTCTCGGCGAAGGTGAATCCCGCCTGTTTCAACTTTTCGAGCAGGATCGCGCCGGAGCGCCGGGCTTTCGTTGCGGCATTCGGTCCCGCGATGACCAGCGTGCCGGCCGACATGAACCCGTCGCGGTACGCGATCGACACCTTGTAGGTGTCCGTCAAGCCGTTCGCGGTGCCGCCGGTCACGTTCACCACGTCGGGTTTCGCCTGCGTCAGTTTCACAGTGGTGAAATCAGCGACGACATCGGGCGTGAAGTATCGCGCGGGATCGGCGACTTCGTAGAGGAGTTGCTCCGACACCGTTTCGATGTTCACCGCCCCGCCGGTGCCGTCGGGCTTCGAGATCGTGAACGTGCCGTCTTCTCGCATCTCCGCGATCGGGTACCCGACGTTTTCGAGGTGCGTGGATTCGTCCGCGTTGATCCACAATCCACCGGTAGCCTGTGCGCCGCACTCGATCAGGTGCCCCGCGACCGTCCCGGCCGCGAGCCGGTCCAGATCCGCAGGGCCGAACCCCCAGCCGAACTCGTGCGCGGCCGGGCCGACCGTGAGCGACGCATCCGCGACGCGGCCCGTGATGACGATCTCCGCACCTTGCTTCAGCGCGTCCGTAATTGGACGTGCTCCGAGGTAGGCGTTCGCGCTTACCACTTTGTCGCGAATCGAGGCGATCGGTTCGCCGGTGTCGAGGTGATTGAGCGTGTGTCCACTGGCGAGCAATTCGTCGAGGCGCGGCAGCAGGTCGTCACCACTCACCACCGCGATTCGCTTCTCGATTCCGGCTTTCGCAATTACCTGCTTCGCCTGAAGCGCACACGCCCGCGGGTTCATGCCGCCCGCGTTGGTGACGATCTTCAACTGCGGTTGTGCTTGGAGCGTGGGGGCGAGGCGCCCGAGCACGTCGATAAAGTCGGTAGCGAACCCGGCGCTCGCGTCCTTCGCCTTCTGGACGGCGAGGATCGACATCGTGAGTTCTGCGAGGTACTCGAGCGTGAGATAGTCGAGCCGCCCCGCACTCGCGAGGCGCACGGGGGCGTCGAGATTGTCGCCCCAGAACCCGCACCCGTTGCCGATTCGCACGTGCTTCATCGTGTCACCGGAGAGGAAGTGTCGCAGGTATTCTAGGCGTGCCGGTGGCCGGGAGCACCTTTCACACAACCGACACGCGCGAACGTCGGGTGGGATCTCCAGGCAATACATCGTGAGGGGCAAGTTAGGGACGGTGACCGGTCAGAAACCGGGGCCGCCATCTACGGTCGGTACGCGGTCTGCGAGATGACGTTGCTGCCCGCGCTCCAATTGGGGCTGCTGACCTGTTCGGCCGGTGTTCCCGCAGTGGTCTGGCTGGTGGCTGCCGTGAGGCTATTCGAGCACAAGACGCCGCCATCACCGGCCAAGCACAGAACGTTGCGGAAAGTGCAGAAATCCACGAGCCCCAGGCCTTTCAGGGTTTCGTGGATTCTCAGCGGAAGGGCAGGGATTCGAACCCTGGAACACCTTTCGGTGTTGCCGGTTTTCAAGACCGGTGCAATCGACCACTCTGCCACCCTTCCAAATGCTTCATTTACTAGCTTTTGCTGTCACGTATCCGCTCGCTCCGTGATCGCTCGACTGCCCCTCTCCACATACCGTCCGTTACACGGGACCGCGGTCGTAAAAGTTGCTCGCACCAGATCCGATACGAACAGCGCCGCCTTCACCCTCTTAAGCATAAGGGGACGCCTGCCACAGTCTAGCGGTTCGCGCGCCTCCCGAAAAGCACCAACCGAGCCGAAGAAGGGTGCGGCGCCGACGTCCCCTCCTCGCCTCGTCGAGTTGAGGAGAAGAACAGAGAGAAGCGCAAGAACCAGTTCGGGTCGCGGACGTGTGGGCCGCGGGTTCGACGCACATTCGGACGATAGCTGAACGGAACGAGAAATCTCCCGACTTTGAGGGTGGACCGCACCGCACCAGATAAGAGATGATAATACAAGCAGAGCACGTCGGCCCGACTCGCGAGATTCCCATGCTTCTTGTTCGTCGCGCGTTTACGCTCATTGAGTTGCTGGTGGTGATCGCGATCATCGCGGTCCTCATCGGGTTGCTCCTGCCCGCGGTTCAGAAGGTCCGCGCCGCGGCCGCCCGCCTGAAGTGTCAGAACAATCTCAAACAACTCGGGCTCGCGGCCCACACCTACCACGACGTCAACGAGCGGTTCCCCGGCGGCGTGCAGATCGGTCCGCGGTTCTCGTCGCTCTTCGTCGAACTGCTCCCGTACATCGAGCAGGCCCCGCTGTACCAACAGTGGGACTTTGCGAACCCGGCGACGAACTATTCGGGCTCCCCGTCGCGCGCCGGGACGGTGCTGTCCGTGTACGTGTGCCCGGCGCAAACGCTGGCGTCCGGCGGCAGTTCCCCCGCACTCAGCAACTACGGCGGGAACGGCGGCACGCTCGTCTTCCCGCCCGCGCGGGCCACGCTCGACGGGATGTTCCACACCACCGGCCCGCTGTCCGAACCGCGGGCGAACCAGACCGGCGTGCGGCTCACGGACGTGACCGACGGCACCGCGAGCACGCTCCTCTTCGGCGAGCGCGTCATCGGCGACCCGGCGCTGGATTCGTACCTGGACGCGCCCCCCGGGGTCATCACACCGGCGCCCGCGCCACCGATCCATTCGAGCGCGGCTTACTGCCTGTGGGCGCCGGCGCCCGGACCGAACGCGGCGGCCGGGCTCCTCAGTAGCGAGACCGCGATCGGTTACCGGCACGGAACGGTGTGGACCCCGCCGCCGCCGATCCTGGGGCTCCCGGGGTTCCCGCCGCCCCCGCCCACTCCGCCGCCCCCGGTGCCGTGGGACGGGCTGAAGCTCCAGTGGTGGGCACGGCTCGGCGCTTACGGCAGCCTCCACAACGGCGGGGCGAACGCGACCTTCGCCGACGGCAGCGTCCGGTTCCTCAACGACTCGACCGCGCTCCTGGTGTTGCGCGGGTTCGGCACTCGAAACGGCGGCGAGGTGGTCACCGAGTAGGGTCGCGACCTCGACCCGGGCGCGTTCATTGGCGCACGCGCTCGATCGGGCGGTCACGTTGGTTCCGAGGGGCGAACGATGGCCGAATCTGGCGGACGCTCCAAAGCGCCGGGGGGCGGCAGTGACGATGTACTCGATCACTGTTACAGTCTGGGGCCGCACGTGCGCGGGTGCTGGGTCGTCGATCTCGTACTCGGCAAGGAATAGGGGTGTGGAGCGGTGGCGCTTCGCGCCCGGGATCGGGTTCGCGAACGTCACGTGGCGCCCGGTCGCGTGCTCGGCGCCCGGGCCCGGTTCCAGGGGCACGTCACGGCGGTGACTTCAGTTCTTCGTCAGCCTTTTACTCTTCACCAAGTCTTTGCTGCGGGAGCAGCAGTAGTCGGGGGACCACGCCAAAGACTCGCTCCCACTGGGGTCGGCCAGCGAACGGACGACGTCTTCGTGGTACGCCGCGAAGTCACCGTGGAAGAAGATGAGCTGGATGCGCTCGTTGGCGTCGAGGTGGAACCGAAGGCTGTACGGCTTGAGCAGGGCGACGCGCCGATCGCGCAGGTGCTTTTCGGTCCACCAGCGGGTGCCCGTCCGCGCCGATTCCTCGGTGCGGCTCATCAACCCGTCGATCAGCAAACGAAACTCGCGGATGCTGTCGCCGTCCACGACCACGGAGGGCGCCCCCGGGATCTGGCCCCGGACCCGGAAGCCGTCGGTTCTCCGGCCCGCGTTCCAGGCGGCGATCCAGGCGTTGAGGCGCGAGCCCCATTCCGGTTTGTCGTGATCGGTCTGGACCACAATCACGGGTTGCACGTTGAGTAGTGTTGTTTCAAAAAGCAGGTCGAAAGCGTCCGAATCGACGTAGTCCAACCGCATAGCCTGCAGATTCGCCTTCTGCGGCGAATTACGTGCGGTGGGGACCGGCTTCGTGGTGTGGCACCCGAAAACAACCACGAGCCCGAGACTGACGAACGGGGTAAGTCGGGACAAGAGCGATTTCATAGCCGGTTCCCGGTGCTCGCCCTCTATGCAGCTTTGCTACACCGGTACCGCGCCTGCATAGGGGCCGGGCCGGAGCATCGGTCTTTAAATCTTGCGCAGAAGGTGTGTGTCGCCATGCCAAAAGTGACGCATCGCGTCCAGGGCAGTTTTTTTGTTTTCACAGGCCGCTGAATGTGAATGTGGGCGGCGACGAGCGGGTGGAGCTTCCCGTTCGGGGAACGGCTCTTTCGCGAGCACATTCGGTTGTACCGCCTCGGGGAGCCGTCTAAAGTGAGCGTGGTGGAAGCGGCGCACCCCGAATACGGGTCGTGTGTTCCGCGCGTGTGCCACTCTTCTCCCCGACCGCGTTGCGGCCGGGGAGCGTTCCGAGCCGGACTGTCCGTTCGTTTCTGCCTTCGGGCGACACGGAACCCGGGTTTGCGGCACGGGGGATACCCGTCGTCGTCAACGGACCGCACCGCGGTCCGGCTAACGGCGGCGTCAACCCGTGTCCCCCCGCAGTACGTGCCCACGCGACTGGGCAGTTCGGCTCGGTTAAGACCCACGGAATCGAACCATCATGATGGCCCCGATGAGGCGGACCGCGTTCGGGTTCCGCAAGGAAATTACGGTGTTCGAGTTCGAGCGCGGGTTGCTCTATCGGGACGGTCGGCTCGAGCGCACCCTCGAACCCGGGCGCTACCAGTTCGGCCGGTCGGAGCGGGTGGAGGTGGCGAAAATCTCGCTCCGGGAGATGAGCCACGTCGTCCCCGGCCAGGGGCTCCTCACCGCCGACCGCATCGAGGTGCGCGTTACGCTGGTGGCCCAGTACCGCGTAACCGATCCGGTGCTGGCGCTGCAGGCCGTCGAGAACTACGTCGAACAGCTCCACCAGGAACTGCAATTGGGTTTGCGCGACGTCGTTGCCGCTCGGACCATCGACCAGTTGCTCGAAGGGCGGGCCGAAATCGGGGCGGAACTGCTCCGCTCGGCGGTCGAACCGGCGCGCCGTTACGGAGTGGAATTGAGCCGCGTCGGGCTGCGCGACGTGATTTTGCCGCGCGAGGTGCAGCGCGTGCTGATGCTGGAGATCGAGGCCGACCGAACGGGGCGGGCCGATCTCGTCAAAGCGCGGCACGAGATCGCGGCGGCACGGGCGCGGGCGAACACGGCCAAGCTCCTGGCCGAAACGCCCGAGGTCGCCCGTATGCAGGAACTTGATGCGCTGTTGGCCCTGGCCGGGAAGGGCGGTAACGTTGTTGTACTGCCCAACTTGGCCGACTTGTTCGCCCCGCGGCGCGATCGAAACGAGGGCCGGTAGGCGTGTGGCCGATCTTCACCCCACTATGGCGAACCCTTTCGGGCGGGCGCTCGGCGCCAGAGGCCGGTATCGCGCCACTTCCGTTCGAGTCGAACTGGGCGGAACGGCTCGCCCGACTCGGTCTCTCGCCGGAGAACCAGCGCGCGATCGTCGCGTCCGGTGCTCTTCACCCGCATTTACATTACTGGCGCTTCCAAAAACCGAAGCGCGCCGGCGGTCGGCGCGCGATCGCCGAGCCGGACCGCCGGCTCAAACGGCTCCAGTACGCGATCGTCTCCTGGTGCTTTTCAGCCGAGCGTTCGCACCCGGCGGCGATCGCGTATCAGAAGGGCCGATCCACCGCGGACCACATCTGGGCGCACGCCGGTGCGGAAATCGTAATCACAGCCGATATCCGCGATTTTTTCCCGAGCACGCGCGCGGAACGCATCGAAACGTGGTGGCGCGAACGGACCGACAGCGACACGGCCCGGCTCCTCACCCTGCTGACCACGGACCGTGACGGGCTCCCGCAGGGGGCGCCGACCAGTCCGGGGCTGAGCAACTTCGTCAACACCGAACTGGACGCGCGCCTGACCCGGCACGCGGCACCTTCGGGGGCGCGCTACACCCGGTACTGCGACGACTTGGCGTTCAGTTGGCCCATCAGCTCGGGTCCGCCTTCGGGCTTTGAACGCGGGGTCCGGGCCGCACTGCACGAATTCGGTTACACCCTTCACCCGGAAAAGGGGTGGCGCGTGTCTCACCGGCGCGACGAACCCGAGATCGTGGGCGCGGTTCTGACTCGTTCCGGAGGCGTGCGCTTACCGGACCGCCTCCGGCGGGTGATACGCGCGCTGGCCCGGAGCGCGAGCCCGGGTGACGTCCCGAAATTGGCCGGCTACCGGGGGTACGCGGCGCAGGTTACGAACCGCCCGGGCCGACGGAATCCGAAAACCTGAAGCCGGAGCCGCGGGAGCCGAAATTCGTGTTCGTGTAGACATTTCAGACACTGCGCTCGCATGCGGTCCCGCTCTCGCTTCCGCCCCGTTCGGCGGTCGCGCAAGCGGCTCAAGGTGAGTACCGTTGCGAAACGTGCCCTTGTGTCTCGGAACGAGGGCCGGTTCCCCATTTCGGCGATAACGAAGTCGCCGGTTTTTCGACTTTTCTGCCGCCCGCGTGTCGGGTAGTAACGCTGGCCCGGTAGCGTTTGCCGAAATCGTGATCTAGTTTGGCTTCCAGAGATCCATCCAAACGCGCTTGCGTTTGCGATCGAGATCACGAAACTATATAAAGCTCGCTCTTCACCCTCGCATCACACCTTGACATGTCTGGAAACAACGATCTGCTGTCGCTGTTGGAGGCGTGTCGGCGGAGAGATCCCGCGGCAACCGCGGAGCTGGTCCACCGGTACCTGCCCCACGTTCGCGCGGCCGTGCGGCGCCGACTCGCGACGGGTATGCGGATGCGCTTCGACTCGCAGGACTTTGCCCAGGACGTGTGGCTGTCCTTCTTCCGGGCCGCGATCGACCGCGAGGACCTCCGGGACGAGGGCGGGCTCGTCGCCTACCTCTCTCAAATGGCCCGGCTCAAGGTGGCCGAGGAGTACCGGCACCAGACGACCCAGAAGGTCGGGTTGACCCGCGACGTGCCGGCCTCCCAGGTCGGTGACCCGACCGGGCGCGAGCCGACCCCCAGCCAGACGGTGCTCGCCCACGACGAGTGGGAGCGGCTGACGGCGGGGC
The Gemmata palustris DNA segment above includes these coding regions:
- a CDS encoding carbohydrate kinase family protein encodes the protein MNPIVGIGEVLWDVYPDGRKVAGGAPFNFAFHCHQLGHDSVIVSRVGADDLGHELRDRVRALGLSDEYIQTDPDHPTGTVQVALDANKVPTYTITEYVAWDYIGWDEKLEPLLKTARAACFGTLAQRFGTPVPVHRFAERLHPRPRDLVVFDVNLRGQYFSEEILRWGIGTSNWIKINADELSVLSDVLGFRSLSDVMDAVTPLAFGCGATILTRGEQGCEIYRRWEEDDGDDGSLYPSETFTEPGVSAKVVDTVGAGDAFTAAMVCLHLEGRPLRECAKFATHYAARVCEYPGGTPKIDRAEVERAAGLK
- a CDS encoding enoyl-CoA hydratase/isomerase family protein, with the translated sequence MSDIVQYANRGSAAVITINRPDKRNALSRALIAALGDAFRRAAEDSAARSVILTGAGTAFCAGMDLDELRGTLGADSDKVWDDAAKLSALYELIYTLPKPTIAAVNGAAVAGGAGLVTVCDLAVSVPDAKFGYPEVRRGLVAAMVMPHLLRHVGERTARWLLLTGELIDGLAALRVGLVNQIASAENVLLVAGEWAKSLAEGGPKALATTKELLHRCSRQSVGVDDLAKASAEPRLTDECHHGLTAFFDKKPAPWVGERPV
- a CDS encoding AtuA-related protein, which translates into the protein MAQVPLSQIAHGRSGDKGNHANIAVIAYTDAGFAWLREHLTADVVAEYFRPLGATRVERFEAANVRGLNFMLYDALAGGASRSLRTDTQGKTLAVALLRMMVAWEEPTS
- a CDS encoding acyclic terpene utilization AtuA family protein, whose protein sequence is MKHVRIGNGCGFWGDNLDAPVRLASAGRLDYLTLEYLAELTMSILAVQKAKDASAGFATDFIDVLGRLAPTLQAQPQLKIVTNAGGMNPRACALQAKQVIAKAGIEKRIAVVSGDDLLPRLDELLASGHTLNHLDTGEPIASIRDKVVSANAYLGARPITDALKQGAEIVITGRVADASLTVGPAAHEFGWGFGPADLDRLAAGTVAGHLIECGAQATGGLWINADESTHLENVGYPIAEMREDGTFTISKPDGTGGAVNIETVSEQLLYEVADPARYFTPDVVADFTTVKLTQAKPDVVNVTGGTANGLTDTYKVSIAYRDGFMSAGTLVIAGPNAATKARRSGAILLEKLKQAGFTFAESRIEALGAGDCVPGVITATADPPEVVLRVSVRDPRKAAIERFTKEFAPLVTSGFPGTTGYTTGRPPVREVFAYWPALVAKSAVTPVVEVV
- a CDS encoding DUF1559 domain-containing protein gives rise to the protein MLLVRRAFTLIELLVVIAIIAVLIGLLLPAVQKVRAAAARLKCQNNLKQLGLAAHTYHDVNERFPGGVQIGPRFSSLFVELLPYIEQAPLYQQWDFANPATNYSGSPSRAGTVLSVYVCPAQTLASGGSSPALSNYGGNGGTLVFPPARATLDGMFHTTGPLSEPRANQTGVRLTDVTDGTASTLLFGERVIGDPALDSYLDAPPGVITPAPAPPIHSSAAYCLWAPAPGPNAAAGLLSSETAIGYRHGTVWTPPPPILGLPGFPPPPPTPPPPVPWDGLKLQWWARLGAYGSLHNGGANATFADGSVRFLNDSTALLVLRGFGTRNGGEVVTE
- a CDS encoding slipin family protein, which encodes MMAPMRRTAFGFRKEITVFEFERGLLYRDGRLERTLEPGRYQFGRSERVEVAKISLREMSHVVPGQGLLTADRIEVRVTLVAQYRVTDPVLALQAVENYVEQLHQELQLGLRDVVAARTIDQLLEGRAEIGAELLRSAVEPARRYGVELSRVGLRDVILPREVQRVLMLEIEADRTGRADLVKARHEIAAARARANTAKLLAETPEVARMQELDALLALAGKGGNVVVLPNLADLFAPRRDRNEGR
- a CDS encoding reverse transcriptase domain-containing protein; translation: MWPIFTPLWRTLSGGRSAPEAGIAPLPFESNWAERLARLGLSPENQRAIVASGALHPHLHYWRFQKPKRAGGRRAIAEPDRRLKRLQYAIVSWCFSAERSHPAAIAYQKGRSTADHIWAHAGAEIVITADIRDFFPSTRAERIETWWRERTDSDTARLLTLLTTDRDGLPQGAPTSPGLSNFVNTELDARLTRHAAPSGARYTRYCDDLAFSWPISSGPPSGFERGVRAALHEFGYTLHPEKGWRVSHRRDEPEIVGAVLTRSGGVRLPDRLRRVIRALARSASPGDVPKLAGYRGYAAQVTNRPGRRNPKT
- a CDS encoding RNA polymerase sigma factor — translated: MSGNNDLLSLLEACRRRDPAATAELVHRYLPHVRAAVRRRLATGMRMRFDSQDFAQDVWLSFFRAAIDREDLRDEGGLVAYLSQMARLKVAEEYRHQTTQKVGLTRDVPASQVGDPTGREPTPSQTVLAHDEWERLTAGLSDRERQMLQMLRDGHTHADTAATFQLSEKTVQRLVRRLLSRGTSPGTPP